From one Acetonema longum DSM 6540 genomic stretch:
- the pckA gene encoding phosphoenolpyruvate carboxykinase (ATP), whose translation MARICNVLSDLRENYAGCLYNNLSVPRLKELSLQRKEGILTASGALRVSTGKYTGRSPGDKFIVCDPETKDRVDWKNNQAMSPEVFWRLYNKMIHYLQNKDLFVFDGYAGADRSSSLAIRVINEFAWQNLFIHQLLLRTYDTGRETGEPEFTILAAPGCTADPVADATKSEAFIILNLTERLVLIGGTHYAGEMKKSVFSAMNYFLPRQSILSMHCSANQGVGGDIALFFGLSGTGKTSLSADPDRQLIGDDEHGWSDRGIFNIEGGCYAKCIHLSRENEPQIWDAIQFGSVLENVVIDEDSRQPDYASEAITENTRAAYPIRHIPHSIYPGIGGHPSTILFLTADAFGVLPPIAKLSPEQAMFYFLSGYTSKLAGTERGIAEPQATFSACFGSPFLPLPPAAYADLLKEKITRHQTQVFLINTGWQGGRYGTGKRINIQYTRRMVAAAINGQFNQTAFTDHPVFNLSMPLHCSGIPDSVLNPQDSWADPQEYRQTAWKLAEMFHKNLEKFVLPPEVVQSGPHLPL comes from the coding sequence ATGGCCAGGATCTGTAATGTATTGTCTGACTTGCGGGAAAACTATGCCGGCTGCCTTTATAACAACCTGTCAGTACCGCGTCTAAAAGAACTGTCACTGCAGCGGAAAGAAGGTATCCTAACTGCCAGCGGCGCCTTGCGGGTTAGCACCGGCAAGTATACCGGCCGTTCACCCGGCGATAAATTCATTGTATGTGACCCTGAGACCAAAGATCGGGTGGACTGGAAGAACAATCAGGCAATGTCGCCGGAAGTATTCTGGCGCCTGTACAACAAGATGATTCATTACCTGCAGAACAAAGATCTGTTTGTGTTTGACGGCTATGCCGGCGCAGACCGTTCTTCCTCCCTGGCGATCCGTGTGATTAATGAATTTGCCTGGCAAAATCTTTTCATACATCAGCTTTTGCTTCGCACCTATGATACCGGCCGGGAAACCGGAGAGCCGGAATTCACCATTCTGGCAGCCCCGGGCTGCACGGCGGACCCTGTGGCCGACGCTACAAAATCCGAGGCTTTTATTATCCTCAATCTTACGGAACGGCTGGTCCTGATTGGAGGCACCCACTATGCCGGCGAAATGAAAAAATCCGTTTTCTCGGCGATGAATTACTTTTTGCCGCGACAAAGCATCCTGTCCATGCATTGCTCCGCCAATCAAGGCGTCGGCGGCGATATCGCCCTCTTCTTCGGTCTTTCCGGCACAGGCAAAACATCCCTGTCGGCTGACCCGGACCGGCAGTTGATCGGGGATGATGAACACGGTTGGAGCGATCGGGGAATTTTCAATATCGAAGGCGGCTGCTACGCGAAATGCATTCACCTTAGCCGGGAAAACGAACCGCAAATCTGGGACGCGATTCAATTCGGCAGTGTATTGGAAAATGTAGTTATAGATGAAGACTCACGGCAGCCGGACTATGCCAGCGAAGCGATCACTGAAAACACCAGGGCAGCCTATCCTATCAGGCATATCCCACACAGCATTTATCCCGGAATCGGCGGTCATCCCTCAACCATCCTGTTTCTCACCGCCGATGCCTTCGGAGTACTGCCGCCGATTGCCAAACTGAGTCCGGAACAAGCCATGTTCTACTTTCTTTCCGGCTATACCAGCAAGCTGGCCGGCACTGAACGGGGAATCGCAGAGCCCCAGGCGACTTTTTCCGCTTGCTTCGGTTCACCTTTCTTGCCCCTGCCGCCAGCGGCATATGCTGATTTACTGAAAGAAAAAATCACCCGGCATCAGACACAGGTGTTCCTGATCAACACTGGCTGGCAGGGTGGCCGTTATGGCACAGGAAAAAGAATCAACATCCAATACACCCGCCGTATGGTAGCGGCTGCCATTAACGGCCAATTCAACCAGACTGCATTTACCGATCATCCCGTGTTTAACCTGTCCATGCCATTACATTGCTCCGGCATCCCCGACTCTGTTCTCAATCCTCAGGATAGCTGGGCTGATCCTCAGGAATACCGGCAAACCGCGTGGAAACTGGCTGAAATGTTTCATAAAAACCTGGAAAAGTTCGTTCTGCCGCCGGAGGTCGTCCAATCAGGCCCTCATTTGCCACTGTAA